One stretch of Lysobacter sp. TY2-98 DNA includes these proteins:
- a CDS encoding F0F1 ATP synthase subunit B has product MNINMTFFGQMITFAVLIWVTMKFIWPPINAAIEERQRRIAEGLAAADNSQKALEQAQSSADSVVRDARAKANEIIEQAHQRANQIVEQAHSEAVATANRQKDVAQAEIDAAANRAREELRGQVASLAVVGAEKVLRREIDANAHRALLDELAAQL; this is encoded by the coding sequence ATGAATATCAACATGACCTTCTTTGGCCAGATGATCACCTTCGCGGTGCTGATCTGGGTCACCATGAAGTTCATCTGGCCGCCGATCAACGCGGCCATCGAAGAGCGTCAGCGCAGGATCGCTGAAGGCCTCGCTGCGGCTGACAACAGCCAGAAGGCGCTCGAGCAGGCGCAGTCCAGCGCCGATTCCGTCGTGCGCGATGCGCGTGCGAAGGCGAACGAGATCATCGAGCAGGCGCACCAGCGCGCGAACCAGATCGTCGAGCAGGCGCATTCCGAAGCGGTGGCCACGGCCAACCGCCAGAAGGATGTCGCGCAGGCCGAGATCGATGCCGCCGCGAATCGTGCCCGCGAGGAATTGCGCGGCCAGGTCGCGTCGCTCGCCGTCGTCGGCGCCGAGAAGGTGCTGCGTCGCGAGATCGACGCCAACGCCCACCGCGCGCTGCTCGACGAGCTGGCCGCCCAGCTCTGA
- a CDS encoding F0F1 ATP synthase subunit delta, with product MSQALTLARPYARAAFNAARDEGRVTAWSQALAFAARVAADPQAQAVLKHPQLTSEKATRLLAIEGSDASVQRFLTMLADNRRLELLPEIAGLFEQLRAEAERVVKARVTSASQLSDAELAAIRDGLKRRFGREVELESAVDASLIGGAVIDAGDVVIDGSVKGKLERLQSALAA from the coding sequence ATGAGCCAGGCCCTGACCCTTGCCCGTCCCTACGCCCGCGCCGCGTTCAACGCCGCGCGGGACGAAGGCCGTGTCACCGCGTGGTCGCAGGCGCTGGCCTTCGCTGCCCGCGTCGCTGCCGATCCACAGGCGCAGGCGGTGCTGAAGCATCCGCAGCTGACGTCCGAGAAGGCCACGCGCCTGCTCGCGATCGAAGGCAGCGACGCCAGCGTGCAGCGCTTCCTGACGATGCTGGCCGACAACCGTCGCCTCGAGCTGCTGCCGGAAATCGCCGGCTTGTTCGAGCAGCTGCGCGCGGAAGCCGAGCGCGTCGTCAAGGCGCGCGTGACGTCCGCTTCGCAGCTCAGTGACGCCGAACTCGCCGCGATCCGTGATGGCCTCAAGCGCCGTTTCGGGCGCGAGGTCGAGCTGGAATCCGCGGTCGATGCGTCGCTGATCGGCGGTGCGGTGATCGATGCCGGCGATGTCGTCATCGACGGCTCGGTCAAGGGCAAGCTCGAGCGCCTGCAGTCGGCGCTCGCCGCGTAA
- the atpG gene encoding F0F1 ATP synthase subunit gamma, with the protein MAGGREIKSKIKSVQNTRKVTRALEMVSASKIRKAQDRMKTSRPYARVMKQVIGHLAQASTDYQHPYMVERKDVKRVAYVIVSSDRGLAGGLNNNMFRKLVGEFRRWQEQGVEVDIVTIGQKASVFFRRLKVNLIASVTHIGDVPKLEQIVGVVKVVLDAYEAGTVDRVFVCYNHFINTMTQQATFDQLLPLPASTTKVAQHDWDYIYEPDAPTVLAHVLTRYIESLVYQAVLENVASEHAARMVAMKAASDNASKLIGTLQLVYNKARQAAITQEISEIVGGAAAV; encoded by the coding sequence ATGGCAGGCGGACGCGAAATCAAATCGAAGATCAAGAGCGTGCAGAACACCCGCAAGGTGACGCGCGCGCTTGAAATGGTCTCCGCGTCGAAGATCCGCAAGGCGCAGGACCGCATGAAGACCTCGCGTCCGTACGCGCGAGTCATGAAGCAGGTGATCGGCCACCTCGCGCAGGCGAGCACCGACTACCAGCATCCGTACATGGTCGAGCGCAAGGACGTGAAGCGCGTCGCCTACGTGATCGTGTCGAGCGATCGCGGCCTCGCGGGTGGCCTCAACAACAACATGTTCCGCAAGCTGGTGGGCGAGTTCCGCCGCTGGCAGGAACAGGGTGTCGAAGTCGACATCGTCACGATCGGCCAGAAGGCGTCGGTGTTCTTCCGTCGCCTGAAGGTGAACCTGATCGCGTCGGTCACGCACATCGGTGACGTGCCGAAGCTCGAGCAGATCGTGGGCGTGGTGAAGGTGGTGCTGGACGCTTACGAGGCCGGCACGGTCGACCGCGTGTTCGTCTGCTACAACCACTTCATCAACACGATGACGCAGCAGGCGACGTTCGACCAGCTGCTGCCGCTGCCGGCGTCGACCACCAAGGTCGCGCAGCACGACTGGGACTACATCTACGAGCCGGACGCACCGACGGTGCTCGCGCACGTGCTGACGCGCTACATCGAGTCGCTGGTCTACCAGGCCGTGCTCGAGAACGTGGCGTCTGAACATGCGGCGCGCATGGTCGCGATGAAGGCTGCGTCCGACAACGCGAGCAAGCTCATCGGCACCCTGCAGCTCGTCTACAACAAGGCCCGCCAAGCCGCGATCACCCAGGAAATCTCGGAGATCGTCGGCGGCGCCGCGGCAGTCTGA
- the atpA gene encoding F0F1 ATP synthase subunit alpha, protein MQNTLNPSEISELIKTRIEQVGLAAEARNEGTVTSVSDGIVRIFGLADVMQGEMIELPGNTFALALNLERDSVGAVVLGDYEHLREGAVAKTTGRILEVPIGEQLLGRVLNALGEPIDGKGPLGTTMSAPVERVAPGVIWRKSVDQPVQTGYKSVDSMIPIGRGQRELIIGDRQTGKTAMAVDAIIAQKGTGIKCIYVAIGQKNSTVANVVRRLEEQGALAHTIVVAATASESAAMQYIAPYAGCAMGEYFLDRGQDALIIYDDLSKHAVAYRQISLLLRRPPGREAYPGDVFYLHSRLLERASRVSEEYVEKFTNGAVKGQTGSLTALPIIETQAGDVSAFVPTNVISITDGQIFLETDLFNAGIRPAVNAGISVSRVGGAAQTKIIKKLSGGIRIALAQYRELAAFAQFASDLDEATRKQLERGQRVTELMKQKQYAPLPISLQALSIYAVDKGFMDNVPVNKIGAFEAGLHAHFVNTQGELAKRIDQSGAWDDSIENTFKQVIGEFTQTGSW, encoded by the coding sequence ATGCAGAACACGCTCAACCCGTCCGAAATCAGTGAGCTGATCAAGACCCGCATCGAGCAGGTCGGTCTGGCCGCCGAAGCCCGCAACGAAGGCACGGTCACGTCGGTCTCCGACGGCATCGTCCGCATCTTCGGCCTGGCCGACGTCATGCAGGGCGAAATGATCGAGCTGCCGGGCAACACGTTCGCGCTCGCGCTGAACCTCGAGCGCGACTCGGTCGGCGCGGTCGTCCTCGGCGATTACGAGCACCTGCGCGAAGGCGCGGTCGCCAAGACGACGGGCCGCATCCTCGAAGTGCCGATCGGCGAGCAGCTGCTGGGTCGCGTGCTCAACGCACTCGGCGAGCCGATCGACGGCAAGGGCCCGCTGGGCACGACCATGTCGGCGCCTGTGGAGCGCGTCGCGCCGGGCGTGATCTGGCGCAAGTCGGTCGACCAGCCGGTGCAGACCGGTTACAAGTCGGTCGACTCGATGATCCCGATCGGCCGCGGCCAGCGCGAGCTGATCATCGGCGACCGCCAGACCGGCAAGACCGCGATGGCCGTCGACGCGATCATCGCGCAGAAGGGCACGGGCATTAAGTGCATCTACGTTGCGATCGGCCAGAAGAACTCGACCGTCGCGAACGTCGTGCGTCGCCTCGAAGAACAGGGTGCGCTCGCGCACACGATCGTCGTCGCCGCCACGGCGTCGGAATCGGCTGCGATGCAGTACATCGCGCCGTACGCCGGCTGCGCCATGGGCGAGTACTTCCTCGACCGCGGCCAGGACGCGCTAATCATTTACGACGACCTGTCCAAGCACGCCGTCGCCTACCGCCAGATCTCGCTGCTGCTGCGCCGCCCGCCGGGCCGCGAAGCGTATCCGGGCGACGTGTTCTACCTGCACTCCCGTCTGCTCGAGCGCGCTTCGCGCGTGTCGGAGGAGTACGTCGAGAAGTTCACGAATGGCGCCGTCAAGGGCCAGACCGGCTCGCTGACCGCGCTGCCGATCATCGAGACGCAGGCAGGCGACGTGTCCGCGTTCGTCCCGACGAACGTCATCTCGATCACCGACGGCCAGATCTTCCTCGAGACCGACCTGTTCAACGCCGGCATCCGCCCGGCCGTGAACGCCGGCATCTCGGTGTCGCGCGTCGGTGGCGCCGCGCAGACCAAGATCATCAAGAAGCTGTCGGGCGGTATCCGTATCGCGCTTGCGCAGTACCGCGAACTCGCGGCGTTCGCGCAGTTCGCGTCGGACCTCGACGAAGCGACCCGCAAGCAGCTCGAGCGCGGCCAGCGCGTCACCGAGCTGATGAAGCAGAAGCAGTACGCGCCGCTTCCGATCTCGCTGCAGGCGCTGTCGATCTACGCGGTCGACAAGGGGTTCATGGACAACGTTCCGGTCAACAAGATCGGTGCGTTCGAAGCCGGCCTGCATGCGCACTTCGTCAACACGCAGGGCGAACTCGCCAAGCGTATCGACCAGAGCGGCGCGTGGGACGACTCGATCGAGAACACCTTCAAGCAGGTGATCGGCGAGTTCACGCAGACGGGCAGCTGGTAA
- the atpE gene encoding F0F1 ATP synthase subunit C yields MEFIAHLQGMTAIAIGMMVGLGAIGACLGIALMGSKFLESAARQPELVPMLQGRMFLLAGLIDAAFIIALAVGLLFAFGNPLLGAVTAAANAG; encoded by the coding sequence ATGGAATTCATCGCTCATCTGCAGGGCATGACCGCGATCGCGATCGGCATGATGGTCGGCCTGGGCGCGATCGGCGCCTGCCTCGGCATCGCGCTGATGGGCTCGAAGTTCCTCGAGTCGGCCGCGCGCCAGCCGGAACTGGTTCCGATGCTGCAGGGCCGTATGTTCCTGCTCGCCGGCCTGATCGACGCGGCGTTCATCATCGCGCTCGCCGTCGGCCTGCTGTTCGCGTTCGGCAACCCGCTGCTCGGCGCCGTCACGGCCGCCGCGAACGCGGGCTGA
- the atpB gene encoding F0F1 ATP synthase subunit A, whose protein sequence is MSEQTGSGGGLNEYIQHHLTQNTIQLGGGGFHIDTWVVSLVLGLIFILWFGLAARRATPGVPSKGQALVELILEFVDGQVKDTFHGDRRSITPLALTIFMWVVLMNCMDLLPLDMPGWIVKTTQGAEVAHHTYFRWVPTADLNTTFGLSIPVFFIILYHSMKAKGIGGFGKELLTAPFHGHGFMAFVLAPFNLLLNLIEYAVKPVSLAMRLFGNMYGGELVFMLIAGLLGGSIYMFVPGVAFNVAWALFHILIVLLQAFIFMILTVVYIAGAYESH, encoded by the coding sequence GTGAGCGAGCAGACCGGTTCCGGCGGCGGCCTGAACGAATACATCCAGCACCATCTGACCCAGAACACCATCCAGCTGGGCGGTGGCGGTTTCCACATCGACACGTGGGTCGTCTCGCTGGTGCTCGGCCTGATCTTCATCCTGTGGTTCGGCCTGGCCGCGCGCCGCGCGACACCGGGCGTACCGTCCAAGGGTCAGGCGCTTGTCGAGCTGATCCTCGAATTCGTCGACGGCCAGGTGAAGGACACCTTCCACGGTGACCGTCGTTCGATCACGCCGCTCGCGCTCACGATCTTCATGTGGGTCGTGCTGATGAACTGCATGGACCTGCTGCCGCTCGACATGCCCGGTTGGATCGTCAAGACGACGCAGGGCGCCGAAGTCGCGCACCACACGTACTTCCGCTGGGTTCCGACCGCCGACCTCAACACCACGTTCGGCCTGTCGATCCCGGTGTTCTTCATCATCCTGTATCACTCGATGAAGGCGAAGGGCATCGGCGGTTTCGGGAAGGAGCTGCTGACCGCGCCGTTCCATGGCCACGGCTTCATGGCGTTCGTGCTCGCCCCGTTCAATCTGCTGCTCAACCTAATCGAGTACGCGGTCAAGCCGGTCAGCCTCGCGATGCGACTGTTCGGCAACATGTACGGCGGCGAGCTGGTCTTCATGCTCATCGCGGGCCTGCTCGGCGGCAGCATCTACATGTTCGTGCCAGGCGTGGCGTTCAACGTCGCGTGGGCGCTGTTCCACATCTTGATCGTGCTGCTGCAGGCCTTCATTTTCATGATTCTCACCGTCGTCTACATCGCCGGCGCGTACGAGAGCCACTGA